From the genome of Thunnus thynnus chromosome 1, fThuThy2.1, whole genome shotgun sequence, one region includes:
- the zdhhc1 gene encoding palmitoyltransferase ZDHHC1 isoform X3 yields MDVCSRNLNRTAPVGDEVPQRADVPLCSRTNGWSWPPHPFQLLAWLLYVYFAVTGLGVFVPLLPAHWIPAGYICTGIMFVCHLCVHVMAVSIDPADHSVRTKSHRGPVPAFDRSKHAHVIENCHCYLCQVDVGPKSKHCSACNKCVANFDHHCRWLNNCVGSRNYKLFLHSVVSALLGVGLVLVVASYVFIEFFVDPTKLRSDKHFLVRNETGVWFVFLPVAPVSAAAAVIPALAAVTIGLALLSSVLLCHLLCFHIYLMWNRLSTYEYIVRQRHRQDSRDWRKPVKEAAAPSVNFIKDVNYSGTLGYTNPQLDVEEPAAVAVRGEAEFLANGRVRGVSSPVVEEETPPTISTELNAAHTHRRTQKKKKKVRKVPAEVTRERCPSVAPPPAEPTSVSAVSLGQRLPFPAFPLRASLPPLAPVQAAAPPAEYHSDSAESLEEIPVALAKLGSSSSAGDASSSSRRAVAALPPPSPQPRTNRKAASARNNKSAAELRFEMASAQPPTMFVSRASREAAETREEGLSLGRRQTGSRPGSRPGSRPGSRSGSRPGSRSGSRPGSRASLGSASWMER; encoded by the exons ATGGACGTGTGCAGCAGGAACCTGAACCGCACGGCGCCGGTCGGTGACGAGGTGCCGCAGCGAGCCGACGTGCCGCTCTGCTCTCGCACTAACGGATGGAGTTGGCCTCCTCACCCCTTCCAGCTGCTGGCCTGGCTGCTCTACGTCTACTTCGCCGTCACCGGCCTCGGCGTGTTCGTCCCGCTGCTGCCGGCACACTGGATCCCTGCAGGCTACATC TGTACGGGCATCATGTTCGTGTGTCACCTGTGTGTCCATGTGATGGCCGTGTCCATCGACCCGGCCGACCACAGCGTGAGGACGAAGAGCCACCGAGGGCCGGTCCCCGCCTTCGACCGCTCCAAACACGCCCACGTCATCGAGAACTGCCACTGCTACCTGTGCCAGGTGGATGT GGGACCGAAGTCGAAACACTGCAGCGCCTGCAACAAGTGCGTCGCCAACTTCGACCATCACTGTCGGTGGCTCAACAACTGCGTCGGCAGCAGGAACTACAA GTTGTTCCTGCACAGCGTGGTGTCAGCTCTGCTGGGAGTCGGTCTGGTTCTGGTCGTTGCCTCGTACGTGTTCATCGAGTTCTTTGTGGATCCGACCAAACTGCGCTCTGACAAACACTTCCTGG tGAGGAATGAGACAGGTGTGTGGTTCGTCTTCCTCCCGGTGGCTCCTGtcagtgcagcagctgcagtgatTCCTGCTCTGGCCGCCGTCACCATCGGTCTGGCTCTGCTGTcgtctgtgctgctctgtcacCTGCTCTGCTTCCACATCTACCTGA tgtggaACAGACTCAGTACGTATGAGTACATCGTGCGTCAGCGTCATCGTCAGGACAGCAGAGATTGGAGGAAACCAGTGAAGGAAGCTGCAGCTCCGTCAGTGAACTTCATCAag GACGTGAACTACTCGGGGACGCTGGGCTACACCAACCCTCAGCTGGACGTGGAGGAGCCCGCCGCCGTGGCCGTGCGGGGGGAGGCAGA gttcCTGGCTAACGGCAGGGTGAGAGGTGTGTCCAGTCCTGTTGTGGAGGAAGAAACTCCGCCCACCATCTCTACAGAGCTGAacgcagcacacacacaccgacgCACACAG aagaagaagaagaaggtccGTAAAGTTCCAGCAGAGGTGACCAGAGAGCGCTGTCCCAGTGTAGCCCCGCCCCCAG CAGAGCCCACCAGTGTGTCCGCCGTGTCTCTGGGTCAACGCCTTCCCTTCCCAGCGTTCCCTCTGAGGGCCTCCCTGCCCCCCCTGGCCCCCGTCCAGGCCGCCGCCCCCCCCGCTGAATACCACTCGGACTCCGCCGAGTCTCTGGAGGAGATCCCGGTGGCGTTGGCCAAACTgggctcctcctcctctgccggAGACGCCTCCTCGTCCTCCCGCAGAGCCGTGGCGGCGCTCCCCCCGCCGTCCCCCCAGCCCAGGACTAACAGGAAGGCCGCCTCCGCCCGCAACAATAAGAGTGCGGCGGAGCTGAGGTTCGAGATGGCGTCCGCCCAGCCGCCGACGATGTTCGTCAGCCGGGCCAGCAGGGAGGCGGCGGAGACCCGGGAGGAAGGCCTGAGCCTGGGCAGGAGGCAGACCGGCTCCAGGCCCGGCTCCAGACCCGGCTCCAGACCGGGGTCCAGATCCGGGTCCAGACCGGGGTCCAGATCCGGGTCCAGGCCGGGGTCCCGGGCGTCGCTGGGCTCGGCGTCCTGGATGGAGCGGTGA
- the zdhhc1 gene encoding palmitoyltransferase ZDHHC1 isoform X1: MDVCSRNLNRTAPVGDEVPQRADVPLCSRTNGWSWPPHPFQLLAWLLYVYFAVTGLGVFVPLLPAHWIPAGYICTGIMFVCHLCVHVMAVSIDPADHSVRTKSHRGPVPAFDRSKHAHVIENCHCYLCQVDVGPKSKHCSACNKCVANFDHHCRWLNNCVGSRNYKLFLHSVVSALLGVGLVLVVASYVFIEFFVDPTKLRSDKHFLVRNETGVCNQVCVCLSAVRNETVRNETGVWFVFLPVAPVSAAAAVIPALAAVTIGLALLSSVLLCHLLCFHIYLMWNRLSTYEYIVRQRHRQDSRDWRKPVKEAAAPSVNFIKDVNYSGTLGYTNPQLDVEEPAAVAVRGEAEFLANGRVRGVSSPVVEEETPPTISTELNAAHTHRRTQKKKKKVRKVPAEVTRERCPSVAPPPAEPTSVSAVSLGQRLPFPAFPLRASLPPLAPVQAAAPPAEYHSDSAESLEEIPVALAKLGSSSSAGDASSSSRRAVAALPPPSPQPRTNRKAASARNNKSAAELRFEMASAQPPTMFVSRASREAAETREEGLSLGRRQTGSRPGSRPGSRPGSRSGSRPGSRSGSRPGSRASLGSASWMER, translated from the exons ATGGACGTGTGCAGCAGGAACCTGAACCGCACGGCGCCGGTCGGTGACGAGGTGCCGCAGCGAGCCGACGTGCCGCTCTGCTCTCGCACTAACGGATGGAGTTGGCCTCCTCACCCCTTCCAGCTGCTGGCCTGGCTGCTCTACGTCTACTTCGCCGTCACCGGCCTCGGCGTGTTCGTCCCGCTGCTGCCGGCACACTGGATCCCTGCAGGCTACATC TGTACGGGCATCATGTTCGTGTGTCACCTGTGTGTCCATGTGATGGCCGTGTCCATCGACCCGGCCGACCACAGCGTGAGGACGAAGAGCCACCGAGGGCCGGTCCCCGCCTTCGACCGCTCCAAACACGCCCACGTCATCGAGAACTGCCACTGCTACCTGTGCCAGGTGGATGT GGGACCGAAGTCGAAACACTGCAGCGCCTGCAACAAGTGCGTCGCCAACTTCGACCATCACTGTCGGTGGCTCAACAACTGCGTCGGCAGCAGGAACTACAA GTTGTTCCTGCACAGCGTGGTGTCAGCTCTGCTGGGAGTCGGTCTGGTTCTGGTCGTTGCCTCGTACGTGTTCATCGAGTTCTTTGTGGATCCGACCAAACTGCGCTCTGACAAACACTTCCTGG tgaGGAATGAGACAGGTGTGTGTAAccaggtgtgtgtctgtctctctgcagtgaGGAATGAGACAG tGAGGAATGAGACAGGTGTGTGGTTCGTCTTCCTCCCGGTGGCTCCTGtcagtgcagcagctgcagtgatTCCTGCTCTGGCCGCCGTCACCATCGGTCTGGCTCTGCTGTcgtctgtgctgctctgtcacCTGCTCTGCTTCCACATCTACCTGA tgtggaACAGACTCAGTACGTATGAGTACATCGTGCGTCAGCGTCATCGTCAGGACAGCAGAGATTGGAGGAAACCAGTGAAGGAAGCTGCAGCTCCGTCAGTGAACTTCATCAag GACGTGAACTACTCGGGGACGCTGGGCTACACCAACCCTCAGCTGGACGTGGAGGAGCCCGCCGCCGTGGCCGTGCGGGGGGAGGCAGA gttcCTGGCTAACGGCAGGGTGAGAGGTGTGTCCAGTCCTGTTGTGGAGGAAGAAACTCCGCCCACCATCTCTACAGAGCTGAacgcagcacacacacaccgacgCACACAG aagaagaagaagaaggtccGTAAAGTTCCAGCAGAGGTGACCAGAGAGCGCTGTCCCAGTGTAGCCCCGCCCCCAG CAGAGCCCACCAGTGTGTCCGCCGTGTCTCTGGGTCAACGCCTTCCCTTCCCAGCGTTCCCTCTGAGGGCCTCCCTGCCCCCCCTGGCCCCCGTCCAGGCCGCCGCCCCCCCCGCTGAATACCACTCGGACTCCGCCGAGTCTCTGGAGGAGATCCCGGTGGCGTTGGCCAAACTgggctcctcctcctctgccggAGACGCCTCCTCGTCCTCCCGCAGAGCCGTGGCGGCGCTCCCCCCGCCGTCCCCCCAGCCCAGGACTAACAGGAAGGCCGCCTCCGCCCGCAACAATAAGAGTGCGGCGGAGCTGAGGTTCGAGATGGCGTCCGCCCAGCCGCCGACGATGTTCGTCAGCCGGGCCAGCAGGGAGGCGGCGGAGACCCGGGAGGAAGGCCTGAGCCTGGGCAGGAGGCAGACCGGCTCCAGGCCCGGCTCCAGACCCGGCTCCAGACCGGGGTCCAGATCCGGGTCCAGACCGGGGTCCAGATCCGGGTCCAGGCCGGGGTCCCGGGCGTCGCTGGGCTCGGCGTCCTGGATGGAGCGGTGA
- the zdhhc1 gene encoding palmitoyltransferase ZDHHC1 isoform X4 yields the protein MDVCSRNLNRTAPVGDEVPQRADVPLCSRTNGWSWPPHPFQLLAWLLYVYFAVTGLGVFVPLLPAHWIPAGYICTGIMFVCHLCVHVMAVSIDPADHSVRTKSHRGPVPAFDRSKHAHVIENCHCYLCQVDVGPKSKHCSACNKCVANFDHHCRWLNNCVGSRNYKLFLHSVVSALLGVGLVLVVASYVFIEFFVDPTKLRSDKHFLVRNETGVWFVFLPVAPVSAAAAVIPALAAVTIGLALLSSVLLCHLLCFHIYLMWNRLSTYEYIVRQRHRQDSRDWRKPVKEAAAPSVNFIKDVNYSGTLGYTNPQLDVEEPAAVAVRGEAEFLANGRVRGVSSPVVEEETPPTISTELNAAHTHRRTQKKKKKVRKVPAEVTRERCPSVAPPPEPTSVSAVSLGQRLPFPAFPLRASLPPLAPVQAAAPPAEYHSDSAESLEEIPVALAKLGSSSSAGDASSSSRRAVAALPPPSPQPRTNRKAASARNNKSAAELRFEMASAQPPTMFVSRASREAAETREEGLSLGRRQTGSRPGSRPGSRPGSRSGSRPGSRSGSRPGSRASLGSASWMER from the exons ATGGACGTGTGCAGCAGGAACCTGAACCGCACGGCGCCGGTCGGTGACGAGGTGCCGCAGCGAGCCGACGTGCCGCTCTGCTCTCGCACTAACGGATGGAGTTGGCCTCCTCACCCCTTCCAGCTGCTGGCCTGGCTGCTCTACGTCTACTTCGCCGTCACCGGCCTCGGCGTGTTCGTCCCGCTGCTGCCGGCACACTGGATCCCTGCAGGCTACATC TGTACGGGCATCATGTTCGTGTGTCACCTGTGTGTCCATGTGATGGCCGTGTCCATCGACCCGGCCGACCACAGCGTGAGGACGAAGAGCCACCGAGGGCCGGTCCCCGCCTTCGACCGCTCCAAACACGCCCACGTCATCGAGAACTGCCACTGCTACCTGTGCCAGGTGGATGT GGGACCGAAGTCGAAACACTGCAGCGCCTGCAACAAGTGCGTCGCCAACTTCGACCATCACTGTCGGTGGCTCAACAACTGCGTCGGCAGCAGGAACTACAA GTTGTTCCTGCACAGCGTGGTGTCAGCTCTGCTGGGAGTCGGTCTGGTTCTGGTCGTTGCCTCGTACGTGTTCATCGAGTTCTTTGTGGATCCGACCAAACTGCGCTCTGACAAACACTTCCTGG tGAGGAATGAGACAGGTGTGTGGTTCGTCTTCCTCCCGGTGGCTCCTGtcagtgcagcagctgcagtgatTCCTGCTCTGGCCGCCGTCACCATCGGTCTGGCTCTGCTGTcgtctgtgctgctctgtcacCTGCTCTGCTTCCACATCTACCTGA tgtggaACAGACTCAGTACGTATGAGTACATCGTGCGTCAGCGTCATCGTCAGGACAGCAGAGATTGGAGGAAACCAGTGAAGGAAGCTGCAGCTCCGTCAGTGAACTTCATCAag GACGTGAACTACTCGGGGACGCTGGGCTACACCAACCCTCAGCTGGACGTGGAGGAGCCCGCCGCCGTGGCCGTGCGGGGGGAGGCAGA gttcCTGGCTAACGGCAGGGTGAGAGGTGTGTCCAGTCCTGTTGTGGAGGAAGAAACTCCGCCCACCATCTCTACAGAGCTGAacgcagcacacacacaccgacgCACACAG aagaagaagaagaaggtccGTAAAGTTCCAGCAGAGGTGACCAGAGAGCGCTGTCCCAGTGTAGCCCCGCCCCCAG AGCCCACCAGTGTGTCCGCCGTGTCTCTGGGTCAACGCCTTCCCTTCCCAGCGTTCCCTCTGAGGGCCTCCCTGCCCCCCCTGGCCCCCGTCCAGGCCGCCGCCCCCCCCGCTGAATACCACTCGGACTCCGCCGAGTCTCTGGAGGAGATCCCGGTGGCGTTGGCCAAACTgggctcctcctcctctgccggAGACGCCTCCTCGTCCTCCCGCAGAGCCGTGGCGGCGCTCCCCCCGCCGTCCCCCCAGCCCAGGACTAACAGGAAGGCCGCCTCCGCCCGCAACAATAAGAGTGCGGCGGAGCTGAGGTTCGAGATGGCGTCCGCCCAGCCGCCGACGATGTTCGTCAGCCGGGCCAGCAGGGAGGCGGCGGAGACCCGGGAGGAAGGCCTGAGCCTGGGCAGGAGGCAGACCGGCTCCAGGCCCGGCTCCAGACCCGGCTCCAGACCGGGGTCCAGATCCGGGTCCAGACCGGGGTCCAGATCCGGGTCCAGGCCGGGGTCCCGGGCGTCGCTGGGCTCGGCGTCCTGGATGGAGCGGTGA
- the zdhhc1 gene encoding palmitoyltransferase ZDHHC1 isoform X2, with protein sequence MDVCSRNLNRTAPVGDEVPQRADVPLCSRTNGWSWPPHPFQLLAWLLYVYFAVTGLGVFVPLLPAHWIPAGYICTGIMFVCHLCVHVMAVSIDPADHSVRTKSHRGPVPAFDRSKHAHVIENCHCYLCQVDVGPKSKHCSACNKCVANFDHHCRWLNNCVGSRNYKLFLHSVVSALLGVGLVLVVASYVFIEFFVDPTKLRSDKHFLVRNETGVCNQVCVCLSAVRNETVRNETGVWFVFLPVAPVSAAAAVIPALAAVTIGLALLSSVLLCHLLCFHIYLMWNRLSTYEYIVRQRHRQDSRDWRKPVKEAAAPSVNFIKDVNYSGTLGYTNPQLDVEEPAAVAVRGEAEFLANGRVRGVSSPVVEEETPPTISTELNAAHTHRRTQKKKKKVRKVPAEVTRERCPSVAPPPEPTSVSAVSLGQRLPFPAFPLRASLPPLAPVQAAAPPAEYHSDSAESLEEIPVALAKLGSSSSAGDASSSSRRAVAALPPPSPQPRTNRKAASARNNKSAAELRFEMASAQPPTMFVSRASREAAETREEGLSLGRRQTGSRPGSRPGSRPGSRSGSRPGSRSGSRPGSRASLGSASWMER encoded by the exons ATGGACGTGTGCAGCAGGAACCTGAACCGCACGGCGCCGGTCGGTGACGAGGTGCCGCAGCGAGCCGACGTGCCGCTCTGCTCTCGCACTAACGGATGGAGTTGGCCTCCTCACCCCTTCCAGCTGCTGGCCTGGCTGCTCTACGTCTACTTCGCCGTCACCGGCCTCGGCGTGTTCGTCCCGCTGCTGCCGGCACACTGGATCCCTGCAGGCTACATC TGTACGGGCATCATGTTCGTGTGTCACCTGTGTGTCCATGTGATGGCCGTGTCCATCGACCCGGCCGACCACAGCGTGAGGACGAAGAGCCACCGAGGGCCGGTCCCCGCCTTCGACCGCTCCAAACACGCCCACGTCATCGAGAACTGCCACTGCTACCTGTGCCAGGTGGATGT GGGACCGAAGTCGAAACACTGCAGCGCCTGCAACAAGTGCGTCGCCAACTTCGACCATCACTGTCGGTGGCTCAACAACTGCGTCGGCAGCAGGAACTACAA GTTGTTCCTGCACAGCGTGGTGTCAGCTCTGCTGGGAGTCGGTCTGGTTCTGGTCGTTGCCTCGTACGTGTTCATCGAGTTCTTTGTGGATCCGACCAAACTGCGCTCTGACAAACACTTCCTGG tgaGGAATGAGACAGGTGTGTGTAAccaggtgtgtgtctgtctctctgcagtgaGGAATGAGACAG tGAGGAATGAGACAGGTGTGTGGTTCGTCTTCCTCCCGGTGGCTCCTGtcagtgcagcagctgcagtgatTCCTGCTCTGGCCGCCGTCACCATCGGTCTGGCTCTGCTGTcgtctgtgctgctctgtcacCTGCTCTGCTTCCACATCTACCTGA tgtggaACAGACTCAGTACGTATGAGTACATCGTGCGTCAGCGTCATCGTCAGGACAGCAGAGATTGGAGGAAACCAGTGAAGGAAGCTGCAGCTCCGTCAGTGAACTTCATCAag GACGTGAACTACTCGGGGACGCTGGGCTACACCAACCCTCAGCTGGACGTGGAGGAGCCCGCCGCCGTGGCCGTGCGGGGGGAGGCAGA gttcCTGGCTAACGGCAGGGTGAGAGGTGTGTCCAGTCCTGTTGTGGAGGAAGAAACTCCGCCCACCATCTCTACAGAGCTGAacgcagcacacacacaccgacgCACACAG aagaagaagaagaaggtccGTAAAGTTCCAGCAGAGGTGACCAGAGAGCGCTGTCCCAGTGTAGCCCCGCCCCCAG AGCCCACCAGTGTGTCCGCCGTGTCTCTGGGTCAACGCCTTCCCTTCCCAGCGTTCCCTCTGAGGGCCTCCCTGCCCCCCCTGGCCCCCGTCCAGGCCGCCGCCCCCCCCGCTGAATACCACTCGGACTCCGCCGAGTCTCTGGAGGAGATCCCGGTGGCGTTGGCCAAACTgggctcctcctcctctgccggAGACGCCTCCTCGTCCTCCCGCAGAGCCGTGGCGGCGCTCCCCCCGCCGTCCCCCCAGCCCAGGACTAACAGGAAGGCCGCCTCCGCCCGCAACAATAAGAGTGCGGCGGAGCTGAGGTTCGAGATGGCGTCCGCCCAGCCGCCGACGATGTTCGTCAGCCGGGCCAGCAGGGAGGCGGCGGAGACCCGGGAGGAAGGCCTGAGCCTGGGCAGGAGGCAGACCGGCTCCAGGCCCGGCTCCAGACCCGGCTCCAGACCGGGGTCCAGATCCGGGTCCAGACCGGGGTCCAGATCCGGGTCCAGGCCGGGGTCCCGGGCGTCGCTGGGCTCGGCGTCCTGGATGGAGCGGTGA